One region of Campylobacter concisus genomic DNA includes:
- the pseI gene encoding pseudaminic acid synthase: MKIGNFDTDKKVFIIAELSANHSGSLKTAVDTIKAAKRAGADAIKLQTYTPDSLTLNSHLDDFVIKGGLWDERNLYELYQEALTPKEWHAELFKVAKEEELVCFSSPFCKDDANFLEQFNPPAYKVASFEVTDYDFVEFVAKKGRPIIISTGIAYEEEIQDVVQICKNAGNSDIALLKCTSSYPAPLNGMNLQTIANMREKFGVEVGFSDHTLGVTAPVVAVSLGARIIEKHFILDKSVKSVDSAFSLDEREFALMAKCVREAEELLGVVNYELDEKAVLNRRFSRSLYASADIKKGEIFSEQNVRSVRPGYGLHPKFLKELIGKKAKRDIKFSERLTKEDFI; the protein is encoded by the coding sequence ATGAAAATAGGAAATTTTGATACAGACAAAAAGGTCTTTATAATAGCAGAGCTCTCTGCTAATCACAGCGGTAGCCTAAAAACGGCGGTAGATACGATAAAGGCGGCTAAGCGTGCTGGGGCGGACGCAATAAAGCTTCAGACATATACGCCTGATAGTTTGACTCTAAATTCGCACCTAGACGACTTTGTCATAAAGGGCGGACTTTGGGACGAGCGAAATTTATACGAGCTTTACCAAGAGGCGCTAACGCCAAAAGAGTGGCACGCTGAGCTTTTTAAAGTAGCAAAAGAGGAGGAGCTTGTCTGCTTTTCAAGTCCATTTTGCAAGGATGACGCCAACTTTTTAGAACAGTTTAACCCACCAGCCTATAAGGTCGCAAGCTTTGAAGTGACGGATTATGATTTTGTAGAGTTTGTGGCCAAAAAAGGTAGGCCCATCATCATCTCAACTGGCATAGCCTACGAAGAAGAGATACAAGACGTGGTGCAAATTTGCAAAAATGCAGGTAATAGCGACATCGCCCTTTTAAAATGCACTTCAAGCTACCCAGCGCCGCTAAATGGCATGAATTTACAAACGATAGCTAATATGAGAGAGAAATTTGGCGTTGAGGTTGGCTTTTCAGATCACACTTTAGGCGTGACAGCCCCAGTTGTTGCGGTTAGCCTGGGTGCTAGGATAATTGAAAAGCATTTTATACTTGATAAAAGCGTAAAAAGCGTTGATAGCGCATTTAGCCTTGATGAGAGAGAATTTGCTCTTATGGCAAAGTGTGTTAGAGAGGCTGAGGAGCTTTTAGGCGTGGTAAACTACGAGCTAGATGAAAAAGCGGTTCTAAACAGGAGATTTTCGCGCTCACTTTATGCGAGTGCGGATATAAAAAAAGGTGAAATTTTTAGTGAGCAAAATGTAAGGAGTGTGCGCCCAGGGTACGGACTGCACCCTAAATTTTTAAAAGAGCTGATCGGCAAAAAAGCAAAAAGAGATATAAAATTTAGCGAGAGATTAACAAAGGAGGATTTTATATGA
- the pseH gene encoding UDP-4-amino-4,6-dideoxy-N-acetyl-beta-L-altrosamine N-acetyltransferase yields the protein MLELINFTSLSDEQKLMVLKWRNDERIAKFMKNKSVGKEEHFTFLERLKSIQDKIYFLVKDESEFIGVISFVDITKESCEFGVYKNPELKGVGKKLLDLIKDYAFFTLKVGSLKAKAYNNNEKALALYKNFGFKIYAKDDEFSYLELKKETD from the coding sequence TTGCTTGAGCTTATAAATTTTACCTCGCTTAGCGATGAGCAAAAGCTGATGGTCTTAAAGTGGCGAAACGACGAGCGTATAGCCAAATTTATGAAAAATAAAAGTGTTGGCAAAGAGGAGCATTTTACTTTTTTAGAGAGATTAAAGAGCATTCAAGATAAGATTTATTTTTTAGTAAAAGACGAGAGTGAATTTATCGGAGTGATAAGCTTTGTTGATATCACAAAAGAAAGTTGCGAATTTGGCGTTTATAAAAACCCGGAGCTAAAAGGAGTGGGCAAAAAGTTGCTTGATCTCATAAAAGACTACGCTTTTTTTACATTAAAGGTTGGCTCGCTAAAGGCAAAAGCTTATAATAACAACGAAAAAGCACTCGCACTTTATAAAAATTTTGGCTTTAAGATCTACGCAAAAGATGATGAATTTAGCTATCTTGAGCTTAAAAAAGAAACGGACTAG
- the pseG gene encoding UDP-2,4-diacetamido-2,4,6-trideoxy-beta-L-altropyranose hydrolase, with translation MKEFKGLLLLKTLVRADSSSKIGHGHIRRDLLLAKKFNDISFVSLRLDGDIFDEINYPKFSLSSGEVDELCELIKDDKFELLIIDHYGFSFEDERAIKEKTGVKILSFDDTYEKHFADYILNVNLYAQKARYEGLVEKGCEVFCGSEFLLVRDEFYEEAQVKREKIYDYAIILGGTDISGLSAKISEKLLLKGLKTAVITTSGNKNLSALKELSSKSENFSLFVDSKNVARLMNEAKMLIITASSLVNEAYVLGAKFKAICVADNQKEIFAWLKENGYEAYWGDEICLSL, from the coding sequence TTGAAAGAATTTAAAGGACTCCTCTTGCTAAAAACGCTCGTGCGCGCTGATAGTAGCAGCAAGATAGGGCATGGGCACATCAGGCGAGACCTTTTGCTTGCTAAAAAATTTAACGACATCTCATTTGTATCTTTGAGGCTAGATGGTGACATTTTTGATGAGATAAACTACCCTAAATTTAGTTTAAGTAGTGGCGAGGTAGATGAACTTTGTGAACTTATAAAAGATGATAAATTTGAGCTTCTCATCATCGACCACTACGGCTTTAGCTTTGAAGACGAAAGAGCTATAAAAGAAAAAACTGGCGTTAAAATTTTATCATTTGATGACACTTACGAAAAACATTTTGCAGACTACATATTAAACGTAAATTTATATGCGCAAAAGGCAAGATATGAGGGGCTGGTAGAAAAAGGCTGTGAGGTATTTTGCGGAAGCGAGTTTTTGCTAGTTAGAGATGAGTTTTATGAAGAAGCGCAGGTAAAAAGGGAAAAAATTTACGACTATGCTATCATTCTTGGAGGCACTGATATCTCAGGGCTAAGTGCTAAAATTTCAGAAAAACTGCTCTTAAAAGGGCTAAAAACAGCCGTCATAACAACTAGCGGAAATAAAAACTTGAGCGCACTAAAAGAGCTATCAAGCAAGAGCGAAAATTTTAGCCTTTTTGTAGATAGTAAAAATGTAGCAAGGCTGATGAATGAGGCCAAAATGCTCATCATAACAGCAAGCTCGCTTGTAAATGAAGCTTATGTTTTGGGAGCTAAATTTAAAGCCATTTGCGTAGCGGATAATCAAAAAGAGATCTTTGCTTGGCTAAAAGAAAATGGCTATGAAGCCTACTGGGGAGATGAAATTTGCTTGAGCTTATAA
- the pseC gene encoding UDP-4-amino-4,6-dideoxy-N-acetyl-beta-L-altrosamine transaminase, protein MIPYSRQQITEEDIKAVTDALKDDILTGGQKVSKFEEELAKYVGVKHVVAMNSATSALHVAYLSLGVKDGDEVITTPITFAATANAALMAGAQIKFCDVKANGNIDEEKIPTLITPKTKVITAVDYGGNPVELDKIINLAKKHGIKVIDDASHALGSVQNGVKVGVKADISIFSFHPVKPITTLEGGALATNDDELARLARLYRSHGITKTKLWDSDMSLLGYNYRITDVACALGLSQLKRLDDFIVKRNEIAKFYDDKFSGCEYFKTIKIPANTTSSRHLYPVLLDEKLWDKKEQIFEALLQKGVGVQVHYKPTYKFSFYKALLGEISLPNAEKFYSAELSIPCHHGMSVDDAKFVASTLFDVLKSFSE, encoded by the coding sequence ATGATCCCTTACAGCCGTCAGCAGATCACAGAAGAGGACATAAAGGCAGTCACTGATGCCTTAAAAGATGACATCTTAACAGGTGGCCAAAAGGTTAGTAAATTTGAAGAAGAGCTGGCAAAGTATGTTGGCGTAAAGCACGTGGTCGCCATGAATTCAGCCACTTCGGCTCTTCATGTGGCTTATCTAAGCCTTGGCGTAAAAGACGGCGATGAAGTGATCACGACGCCTATTACGTTTGCGGCCACTGCAAATGCGGCTTTGATGGCAGGAGCGCAGATTAAATTTTGCGACGTAAAAGCAAATGGCAACATCGATGAAGAGAAAATTCCAACTCTTATCACGCCAAAAACGAAGGTGATAACTGCTGTTGATTACGGTGGCAACCCAGTGGAGCTAGATAAGATCATAAATTTAGCCAAAAAGCATGGCATAAAAGTGATAGATGACGCCTCTCACGCCCTTGGTAGCGTACAAAATGGCGTAAAAGTGGGCGTTAAGGCTGATATTAGCATATTTAGCTTTCACCCTGTAAAGCCTATCACCACGCTTGAGGGCGGCGCACTTGCTACAAACGACGATGAGCTAGCAAGGCTTGCAAGGCTTTATAGAAGCCACGGCATCACCAAAACAAAGCTTTGGGATAGCGATATGAGCCTACTTGGATACAACTATAGGATCACAGACGTGGCCTGCGCTTTGGGGCTTAGCCAGCTAAAAAGACTGGACGACTTTATCGTTAAAAGAAATGAGATAGCTAAATTTTATGATGATAAATTTAGTGGGTGCGAGTATTTTAAAACTATAAAGATCCCAGCAAATACAACTAGCTCAAGGCACCTATATCCAGTACTTTTGGATGAGAAACTTTGGGATAAAAAAGAGCAAATTTTTGAAGCACTCTTGCAAAAGGGCGTTGGTGTGCAGGTGCACTACAAGCCAACATATAAATTTAGCTTTTATAAAGCGCTCCTTGGCGAAATTTCACTGCCAAATGCGGAGAAATTTTATAGTGCCGAGCTTAGCATCCCATGCCATCACGGCATGAGCGTGGATGATGCTAAATTTGTAGCTAGCACGCTATTTGATGTGCTAAAAAGCTTTAGCGAGTAA
- a CDS encoding motility associated factor glycosyltransferase family protein encodes MNNKNDKASNKKAKPSKDNVSNIQNPIFQKNLQALFQQDEILAARLWSIAGNEDYEIFIGKDPIDINLINKHTFKYIYENPGADILKLLEDIESDYKRYPILFFYGLGNGVLYKALAKNETHQKIVVIEPEIEIIYLVLNVIDLSSELESGQIILFYSKFATYTHFYYLVTEAKLNSYAKTYDNLMIHMPFYDQFEEDYIRINKEITRAFSQIVVAHGNSIDDLLLGTRQNCENLVPMISNYCYTSLVKKRYGLMDTAIIVSTGPSLDKQLNTLKKFAPYVSIISVDASYPILARHDIKPDYVMSIERIEPTSSFFEKKHPNIDDNIHFIVASVTHKQTIKNILPRKLVLTMRPQQEEYMFGLKRYGYLGVGHSCANMAYQLAYVLGHKNIVFIGQDLAFGKDGASHAKGHAFAQVDENLYVKAYGGEGEVKTTYVWTLFKNQFENDIAQSSLENIKSYNCTEGGARIEGTIEKPFLEVMHELCKGKEIKKLPNIKKDSETTVNKNLLKAYKVILAKIKAQSEVKQQIEKVFLEVVPSIDKLLELNKENKIEKKHFDELLKITKKIDKLKDVIAKRNYQKYVDNILQISVYYQELELAKISVAPSDTTIQKTNKLLMWVNMHKYWMFSAAGGLNADIEVTKKASKALVAELKKRKLITKNEIGKAKENFILSI; translated from the coding sequence ATGAACAATAAAAACGATAAGGCATCTAATAAAAAGGCGAAACCGTCTAAAGATAATGTATCAAATATCCAAAATCCTATCTTTCAAAAAAATCTTCAAGCACTATTTCAGCAAGATGAAATTCTAGCAGCAAGGCTTTGGTCTATTGCTGGAAATGAAGACTATGAAATTTTTATAGGAAAAGATCCAATTGATATAAATTTAATAAACAAGCATACTTTTAAATATATCTATGAAAATCCTGGAGCAGACATTTTAAAGCTGCTTGAAGATATAGAAAGTGACTATAAACGTTATCCGATACTATTTTTTTATGGACTGGGCAATGGCGTACTCTATAAAGCATTAGCAAAAAATGAAACACACCAAAAAATCGTGGTCATAGAGCCAGAGATTGAGATCATATATCTTGTTTTAAATGTTATTGATCTATCAAGCGAACTAGAGAGTGGACAGATAATACTTTTTTATTCAAAATTTGCAACCTATACACATTTTTATTATCTGGTTACAGAAGCGAAACTAAACTCATATGCAAAAACCTATGATAATCTTATGATTCATATGCCTTTTTATGATCAGTTTGAAGAGGACTACATAAGAATAAACAAAGAGATTACAAGGGCATTTTCTCAAATAGTAGTTGCTCACGGCAATAGCATAGACGATCTTTTATTAGGCACAAGACAAAATTGTGAAAATTTAGTGCCCATGATTAGCAATTATTGCTACACAAGTCTTGTTAAAAAAAGATATGGTCTTATGGATACAGCCATAATTGTATCAACTGGTCCAAGCCTAGATAAACAGCTTAATACACTTAAGAAATTTGCTCCATATGTTAGCATTATAAGTGTTGATGCCTCTTACCCAATCCTTGCAAGGCATGATATCAAGCCTGATTATGTAATGTCGATTGAAAGAATAGAACCAACTTCTAGTTTTTTTGAAAAAAAACATCCAAATATTGATGACAATATACACTTTATTGTTGCCTCAGTTACACACAAGCAAACTATTAAAAATATCTTGCCAAGAAAACTAGTACTAACTATGAGACCTCAACAAGAGGAGTATATGTTTGGCCTAAAAAGATATGGATACTTGGGCGTGGGACATAGTTGTGCAAACATGGCCTACCAACTAGCCTATGTCTTAGGACATAAAAATATCGTTTTCATAGGACAGGATCTAGCGTTTGGTAAAGATGGGGCGAGCCATGCGAAAGGTCATGCTTTTGCGCAAGTGGATGAAAATTTATATGTTAAAGCCTATGGCGGAGAGGGAGAGGTTAAAACAACATATGTTTGGACTCTATTTAAAAATCAGTTTGAAAATGATATCGCCCAATCAAGCTTAGAGAATATAAAATCATATAACTGTACCGAAGGTGGTGCTAGAATAGAAGGCACTATAGAAAAGCCGTTTTTAGAAGTAATGCATGAGCTTTGCAAAGGCAAAGAGATTAAAAAACTGCCTAATATAAAAAAAGATAGTGAAACGACGGTAAATAAAAACCTTTTAAAAGCTTATAAAGTCATACTTGCAAAAATAAAAGCTCAAAGTGAAGTCAAACAACAAATAGAAAAAGTCTTTTTAGAAGTAGTGCCTAGTATAGATAAATTGCTTGAGCTCAATAAAGAAAATAAAATAGAAAAAAAGCACTTTGATGAGCTTCTTAAAATAACAAAAAAGATAGATAAACTAAAAGATGTAATCGCAAAACGTAATTATCAAAAATATGTAGATAATATATTGCAAATTTCAGTCTACTATCAAGAACTTGAGCTTGCAAAAATTTCTGTAGCACCAAGTGACACAACTATCCAAAAAACTAATAAGCTTCTTATGTGGGTAAACATGCACAAATACTGGATGTTCTCTGCAGCTGGTGGTCTAAATGCTGACATCGAAGTTACCAAAAAGGCTTCAAAAGCACTTGTTGCTGAGCTAAAAAAGAGAAAACTAATAACTAAAAACGAGATAGGAAAAGCGAAAGAAAATTTTATACTGAGTATATAA
- a CDS encoding flagellin B, whose amino-acid sequence MSFRINTNVNALNTHANAVSNNTDLSKSLNKLSSGLRIQTAADDASGLSIADSLRSQASALGQAIANGNDAIGIIQVADKAMDEQLKILDTIKTKATQSAQDGQTTQSRQALQADIVRLMEELDNIGNTTSFNGQQLLNGTFSNKEFQIGAYSNQTVKASIGATTSDKIGLTRFESSRLLTAMGVVNLKFLNVDGVNDVGVTAATISTGIGKGLGSLAENINKVADKTGVRATADVTWKASAAIGGGLIQSLTINGVKIGDLEVKANDANGALVNAINSVKDQTGVEASVDAETGKMVLTSRDGRAIVASGKDISKGLGGKGAAAKGTSLTGFVGRLNLVRLDGRDIKLNAGGVAKLSLAFSANGGAQQSVSLRDIRGQIDKNLATAMGFQRMSGALSVAQSAGVMTLRGAMAVMSIAESAQKTLDQVRSDLGSVQNQLQATVNNITVTQVNVKSAESQIRDVDFASESANFSKHNILAQSGAYAMSQANSVQQNVMKLLQ is encoded by the coding sequence ATGAGTTTTCGTATTAACACAAACGTAAACGCACTTAACACACACGCTAACGCAGTTAGCAACAACACTGACCTATCTAAGTCACTTAACAAACTTAGCTCAGGTCTTAGGATTCAAACAGCTGCAGACGATGCTTCAGGTCTATCTATTGCAGATAGCTTAAGAAGTCAAGCTTCAGCTTTAGGTCAAGCTATTGCAAACGGTAATGATGCTATTGGTATCATTCAAGTTGCCGATAAAGCTATGGACGAGCAGCTAAAAATTCTTGATACTATCAAGACAAAAGCTACTCAATCAGCTCAAGACGGCCAAACAACTCAATCACGCCAAGCATTGCAAGCTGATATCGTTCGTCTAATGGAAGAGCTTGACAATATCGGTAACACTACTTCATTTAACGGTCAGCAACTACTAAACGGAACATTCTCTAATAAAGAATTCCAAATAGGCGCTTACTCAAACCAAACTGTTAAAGCAAGTATTGGTGCGACTACGTCTGACAAGATCGGTCTTACACGTTTTGAGAGCTCAAGACTACTTACAGCTATGGGTGTAGTAAATCTTAAATTCTTAAACGTTGATGGTGTAAATGATGTTGGCGTTACAGCTGCTACTATCTCAACAGGTATAGGTAAAGGACTTGGTTCTTTAGCTGAGAATATCAACAAAGTTGCTGATAAAACTGGTGTTAGAGCTACAGCTGATGTTACTTGGAAAGCTAGTGCTGCTATTGGCGGCGGTTTAATTCAGTCTTTAACAATCAACGGCGTTAAAATCGGCGACTTGGAAGTTAAAGCAAATGATGCAAACGGTGCACTTGTAAATGCTATCAACTCTGTAAAAGATCAAACTGGCGTTGAAGCTTCTGTTGATGCTGAAACAGGTAAAATGGTACTAACAAGCCGCGATGGCCGTGCTATCGTAGCAAGTGGTAAAGATATCTCAAAAGGTCTTGGTGGTAAAGGTGCAGCTGCAAAAGGTACATCTTTAACTGGTTTCGTAGGCAGACTAAACCTAGTTCGCCTTGATGGTAGAGATATTAAGTTAAATGCTGGTGGCGTTGCTAAACTATCATTAGCATTCTCTGCTAATGGTGGTGCTCAACAATCAGTATCACTAAGAGACATAAGAGGCCAAATAGATAAAAACCTAGCAACTGCTATGGGCTTCCAAAGAATGAGTGGAGCTTTATCAGTAGCTCAATCTGCTGGTGTTATGACACTTCGTGGTGCGATGGCTGTTATGAGTATCGCTGAGTCAGCTCAAAAAACACTTGATCAAGTTCGTTCAGACCTTGGTTCAGTTCAAAACCAACTTCAAGCTACAGTTAATAACATCACTGTAACTCAAGTTAACGTAAAATCAGCAGAATCTCAAATCAGAGATGTTGATTTTGCTAGCGAGTCTGCTAACTTCTCAAAACATAACATCCTAGCTCAATCAGGTGCTTATGCTATGAGTCAAGCAAACAGCGTACAACAAAACGTAATGAAGCTTCTACAATAG
- the pseF gene encoding pseudaminic acid cytidylyltransferase, whose amino-acid sequence MICIIPARGGSKRIPGKNIKDFLGKPLIAYSIEAALNSKVFSEVIVSTDDEMIANVAREFGASVPFFRDASLSDDYATSTDVIKDAIGRVNSGFSDVCCLYATAPLIRAEILKEAAGEFKKQECKFLFSATAFDFPIQRAIKLDENASVSMFYPQFEKTRSQDLEPAFHDAGAFYFGKKEAWLECSALFAPHSKAYLLPRNLVCDIDTLEDFEFAKKLYLINNGKI is encoded by the coding sequence ATGATCTGCATCATCCCAGCAAGAGGCGGCAGCAAGAGGATACCTGGCAAAAACATAAAAGACTTTTTAGGCAAGCCCTTAATCGCATATAGCATTGAGGCCGCGCTAAATTCTAAAGTTTTTAGCGAAGTGATCGTAAGCACCGATGATGAAATGATCGCAAATGTGGCTAGAGAATTTGGAGCTAGCGTGCCATTTTTTAGAGATGCGAGCCTAAGCGATGACTACGCGACAAGCACTGACGTGATAAAAGACGCGATAGGGCGCGTAAATTCTGGCTTTAGTGATGTCTGCTGCCTTTATGCCACAGCACCGCTTATAAGGGCTGAAATTTTAAAAGAGGCTGCAGGAGAGTTTAAAAAGCAGGAGTGTAAATTTTTATTTTCAGCGACTGCGTTTGATTTCCCTATACAAAGGGCGATAAAACTTGATGAAAACGCTAGCGTTAGCATGTTTTATCCTCAGTTTGAAAAGACACGCTCGCAAGATCTTGAGCCTGCGTTTCATGACGCTGGGGCATTTTATTTTGGCAAAAAAGAGGCTTGGCTGGAGTGCAGTGCTTTGTTTGCGCCACACTCAAAGGCATATTTGCTGCCAAGAAATTTAGTCTGCGATATCGACACGCTAGAGGATTTTGAGTTTGCTAAGAAGCTTTATTTGATAAATAATGGAAAGATCTGA